From the Thermovirga lienii DSM 17291 genome, one window contains:
- a CDS encoding amino acid ABC transporter substrate-binding protein, PAAT family (PFAM: Bacterial extracellular solute-binding proteins, family 3~COGs: COG0834 ABC-type amino acid transport/signal transduction systems periplasmic component/domain~InterPro IPR001320: IPR001638: IPR018313~KEGG: dth:DICTH_0909 glutamine ABC transporter, periplasmic glutamine-binding protein~PFAM: extracellular solute-binding protein family 3~SMART: extracellular solute-binding protein family 3; ionotropic glutamate receptor~SPTR: Extracellular solute-binding protein family 3): MRKVLSVLCVVFLSLLMVSQVYGATLKEIQDRGVIKVALDVTEPFCYEEEGQLKGLEVDMANAIAEAIGVKLEISLPGWENITKAWDPNYDWSDFDIAMGAITITEERAKVCDFSDWYFMSGQMVIVPKDSSIQSPDQLKGRKVAALKASVCEDVASQLTDQIVLVSSVDEGYEKLLNGEADAMVYDGGFLQYKVKKDPRFRLLDENFTRERYGVAMPKNTSELKAVIDEVVKKNRKELFEKWFK, from the coding sequence ATGAGGAAGGTGTTGTCTGTTCTGTGTGTAGTGTTTTTGTCTTTATTGATGGTTTCCCAGGTTTATGGTGCGACTCTCAAGGAAATCCAGGATAGGGGAGTAATCAAGGTAGCTTTGGACGTCACCGAGCCATTTTGCTACGAAGAGGAAGGCCAGCTCAAAGGCTTAGAAGTGGATATGGCCAACGCTATAGCGGAAGCGATAGGTGTAAAGTTGGAGATTAGTTTGCCTGGTTGGGAAAACATAACGAAAGCTTGGGATCCCAACTATGATTGGAGCGACTTTGATATCGCCATGGGCGCTATAACCATAACGGAAGAGAGGGCCAAGGTATGTGACTTTTCCGATTGGTATTTCATGAGTGGCCAGATGGTAATAGTGCCAAAGGATTCGTCGATACAGTCGCCTGATCAGCTTAAAGGGCGCAAGGTTGCAGCTTTGAAGGCCTCTGTTTGTGAAGATGTGGCGTCTCAATTGACTGACCAGATTGTATTGGTAAGCAGCGTAGACGAGGGATACGAGAAGTTATTGAACGGCGAAGCCGATGCAATGGTGTACGACGGAGGATTCCTGCAGTACAAGGTTAAGAAAGACCCGCGTTTTAGGTTGCTGGATGAAAATTTTACGAGAGAGCGATATGGAGTGGCAATGCCTAAAAACACTTCCGAGCTTAAGGCAGTCATAGATGAGGTGGTAAAGAAAAACAGGAAGGAACTATTCGAAAAGTGGTTCAAGTAG
- a CDS encoding drug resistance transporter, EmrB/QacA subfamily (PFAM: Major Facilitator Superfamily~TIGRFAM: drug resistance transporter, EmrB/QacA subfamily~COGs: COG2814 Arabinose efflux permease~InterPro IPR011701: IPR004638~KEGG: gur:Gura_2706 EmrB/QacA family drug resistance transporter~PFAM: major facilitator superfamily MFS_1~SPTR: Drug resistance transporter, EmrB/QacA subfamily;~TIGRFAM: drug resistance transporter, EmrB/QacA subfamily), translating to MILGTFIAALDSSIVNVAMPTVRGTLGASTSEITWMATAYMLANVVVMPSIAFLSSRFGRARYFFWSVVLFGIGSVMCGLARSLSFMIFSRVLQGIGGGALIPISQAIIRETFPPEEQGKAMDIFGMWGILGPASPTLGGWLTDTYSWPWIFYINVPAIIASMILIPIFIKDPPYLKRTKGYVDALGLVSMAIGLSCLQIMLEKGQEHNWFQSAFIVKLSLVSFFALAFFVWWELRVKEPAVNLRVLKNIHLATGTSISTFLGMGLFGSLFLLPLFVQEIRGYPVVDSGIAMLPRSLTMALTMPLAGRFYQKLGPRKMLLAGVGLCSVSFFFMARLTVETSVKDLFIPQLIQGLGFGIIFVSLSTAYLATVDEKDMNAATGLFNLVRTIFGSVGIALAATYLERATITARAVLAENLTITSPKTSIWLEKVTSGLTSQGIPESVAHQKALALLERLLTQQAAVIGYNYVFMLGVFLFAACIPLVFLFRSPKGEKEIRSLME from the coding sequence GTGATATTGGGAACGTTCATAGCGGCGCTGGACAGCAGCATTGTCAACGTTGCCATGCCCACCGTGAGGGGTACCCTAGGGGCATCCACCAGCGAGATAACCTGGATGGCCACTGCATATATGCTCGCAAATGTAGTGGTAATGCCTTCCATAGCCTTCCTGAGCTCAAGGTTTGGAAGAGCAAGGTACTTTTTCTGGAGCGTGGTACTCTTCGGGATAGGATCAGTAATGTGTGGCCTTGCCAGAAGCCTTTCGTTCATGATCTTTTCCCGGGTGCTTCAGGGAATTGGAGGGGGAGCTTTAATTCCCATATCTCAGGCCATAATTCGCGAGACCTTTCCCCCGGAGGAGCAAGGAAAGGCCATGGACATCTTCGGCATGTGGGGTATCCTGGGCCCAGCCAGCCCCACCCTTGGTGGATGGCTCACCGACACGTACTCCTGGCCCTGGATATTCTACATCAACGTCCCAGCCATAATAGCCAGCATGATCCTCATACCAATATTCATAAAGGACCCCCCGTACCTCAAAAGAACCAAAGGCTACGTAGACGCCTTAGGGTTGGTTTCCATGGCCATAGGACTATCGTGCCTCCAGATAATGTTGGAGAAAGGACAAGAGCACAACTGGTTTCAATCTGCCTTCATAGTAAAATTGTCATTGGTCTCCTTCTTTGCCTTGGCCTTCTTCGTATGGTGGGAGCTCAGGGTGAAGGAACCTGCAGTCAACTTACGGGTACTCAAGAACATCCACCTAGCCACAGGAACATCCATATCCACCTTCCTGGGCATGGGATTATTCGGAAGCCTTTTCCTGTTGCCCCTTTTCGTACAGGAGATAAGGGGATATCCTGTGGTGGACTCAGGGATAGCCATGCTTCCTAGAAGCCTGACCATGGCCCTAACCATGCCATTGGCCGGCCGTTTCTACCAGAAACTTGGCCCAAGGAAGATGCTTCTTGCAGGGGTTGGCCTGTGCAGCGTTTCTTTCTTTTTCATGGCAAGACTCACAGTGGAAACCAGCGTGAAGGACCTTTTTATCCCTCAGCTCATCCAGGGTTTGGGCTTCGGCATAATCTTCGTATCCCTAAGCACCGCTTACCTTGCCACAGTGGACGAAAAGGACATGAACGCCGCCACGGGACTTTTCAACCTGGTAAGGACCATATTCGGAAGCGTGGGCATCGCACTGGCTGCCACGTACCTTGAAAGGGCAACCATCACTGCCAGGGCCGTCCTGGCGGAGAATCTTACTATAACCAGTCCTAAAACGTCCATATGGCTCGAAAAAGTGACTTCTGGGCTCACCTCCCAGGGAATACCAGAGAGTGTAGCTCATCAAAAGGCCCTGGCGCTTTTGGAGAGACTCTTAACCCAACAGGCTGCAGTCATAGGATACAACTACGTTTTCATGCTCGGGGTTTTCCTCTTCGCTGCATGCATCCCATTGGTGTTCTTGTTTCGATCCCCCAAAGGGGAAAAAGAAATAAGGAGTTTAATGGAATAA
- a CDS encoding hydroxymethylpyrimidine synthase (PFAM: ThiC family~TIGRFAM: thiamine biosynthesis protein ThiC~COGs: COG0422 Thiamine biosynthesis protein ThiC~InterPro IPR002817~KEGG: sfu:Sfum_2776 thiamine biosynthesis protein ThiC~PFAM: thiamine biosynthesis protein ThiC~SPTR: Thiamine biosynthesis protein ThiC;~TIGRFAM: thiamine biosynthesis protein ThiC) — MSKTQLESAKAGIVTKEMVEASQGEELTPEEIRDYIANGWVVIPKNKNRSVKNVKAIGKGLRTKVNANLGTSDEKADLDFEKRKLEAAIKAGTDSVMDLSTGGDLNKAREFFLENSPVMVGAVPIYGIASEMARKGRNVEEMTEEMIFDSIEQQCLQGVDYITVHCGVTQETAARLKYAERIMPCVSRGGSITLRWMRKNKKENPLYEHFDELLKIAHKYDVTLSLGDGFRPGTVLDAIDGPQISELLILGELAKRAREKGVQVIIEGPGHVPLEHIKPHVRLEKKLCNEAPFYVLGPLPTDIAPGYDHITAAIGGAVAAAAGVDFLCYVTPAEHLGLPDEKDVYLGVMAARIAAHVGDISKGIKSAIERDRAMSVARQNLNWEEMARQALDGELLRCRAHIAQDKEACTMCGKLCAVKLSRTED, encoded by the coding sequence ATGTCAAAGACCCAACTGGAAAGCGCCAAGGCTGGGATAGTCACCAAGGAGATGGTGGAAGCATCCCAGGGCGAAGAACTTACCCCAGAGGAGATACGAGATTACATCGCCAATGGCTGGGTGGTCATACCCAAGAACAAAAACAGATCAGTCAAAAACGTAAAGGCCATAGGAAAGGGACTTCGAACCAAGGTAAACGCCAACCTAGGAACCAGCGATGAAAAGGCAGATCTTGACTTCGAAAAAAGGAAATTGGAAGCGGCCATCAAAGCTGGAACAGACTCCGTAATGGACCTTTCAACTGGAGGGGACCTTAATAAAGCAAGGGAGTTCTTTCTGGAGAACTCTCCTGTCATGGTGGGAGCCGTTCCCATATACGGCATTGCCTCAGAGATGGCCAGAAAAGGCCGCAATGTGGAGGAAATGACCGAGGAGATGATATTCGACTCCATCGAACAACAGTGCCTCCAGGGAGTGGACTACATAACGGTTCACTGTGGCGTCACCCAGGAAACCGCTGCTCGCCTGAAGTACGCGGAACGCATAATGCCCTGCGTCAGCAGAGGTGGCTCTATAACTCTTCGTTGGATGAGGAAGAACAAAAAGGAAAACCCCCTATACGAGCATTTCGATGAACTTTTGAAGATTGCCCACAAATACGACGTGACACTGAGCCTGGGGGACGGCTTCAGGCCAGGAACGGTGCTCGATGCCATAGATGGGCCTCAGATAAGCGAACTTTTGATCCTTGGGGAACTTGCCAAACGAGCCAGGGAAAAAGGCGTCCAGGTGATAATAGAAGGCCCGGGCCACGTACCCTTGGAGCACATAAAGCCTCACGTAAGACTCGAGAAAAAGCTGTGCAATGAAGCCCCGTTCTACGTGTTGGGCCCCCTTCCGACGGATATAGCACCGGGATACGACCACATAACAGCAGCCATTGGAGGAGCCGTAGCGGCCGCAGCAGGGGTGGACTTCTTGTGTTACGTGACCCCGGCGGAACATCTTGGGCTGCCCGATGAAAAGGACGTATATCTTGGTGTGATGGCTGCAAGGATCGCTGCGCACGTAGGGGATATTTCAAAGGGTATCAAAAGCGCCATAGAAAGGGACAGGGCCATGTCCGTAGCAAGGCAAAACCTAAACTGGGAGGAAATGGCAAGACAAGCCCTGGATGGAGAACTTTTAAGGTGTAGGGCTCACATTGCCCAAGACAAGGAGGCCTGCACCATGTGTGGGAAGCTTTGCGCAGTAAAGTTAAGCCGTACAGAAGACTGA
- a CDS encoding thiazole-adenylate synthase (PFAM: Thi4 family~TIGRFAM: thiazole biosynthesis enzyme~COGs: COG1635 Flavoprotein involved in thiazole biosynthesis~InterPro IPR002922: IPR000759~KEGG: tai:Taci_1358 thiazole biosynthesis enzyme~SPTR: Thiazole biosynthesis enzyme;~TIGRFAM: thiazole biosynthesis enzyme) produces MKLDEKIISKAIITRYYQKILSHLQVDVAIVGGGPSGLVAGYYLAKEGHRVALFERKLSVGGGMWGGGMLFNEIVVQEDAKEILEDFGVRVQPWEDAGYYTADAIESVCSITSKAIQAGLTVFNCISVEDVSVEGDRITGLVINWTPVEMSGLHVDPLSIGASFVIDATGHDTEVVHMVAKKAPGKLMTPSGDIEGEKFMCPDEAEKKTVENTKEVFPGLYVAGMACNATFGGPRMGPIFGGMLLSGRKVAALISQRLK; encoded by the coding sequence ATGAAGCTGGACGAAAAGATTATCTCAAAGGCAATTATAACCAGGTACTATCAGAAGATACTGAGCCATCTCCAGGTGGACGTAGCCATAGTTGGAGGAGGTCCCTCCGGCCTTGTCGCAGGCTACTATCTTGCAAAGGAAGGGCACCGCGTTGCACTATTTGAGCGCAAGCTGAGCGTTGGAGGAGGCATGTGGGGAGGAGGAATGCTCTTCAATGAAATAGTCGTGCAGGAGGACGCAAAGGAGATCCTGGAGGATTTTGGTGTGCGAGTCCAACCGTGGGAAGATGCTGGATACTACACTGCGGATGCCATAGAGAGCGTATGCTCCATAACCAGCAAGGCCATCCAAGCAGGACTTACCGTCTTCAACTGCATAAGCGTAGAAGATGTCTCCGTTGAAGGTGACCGCATCACGGGGTTGGTCATCAATTGGACTCCCGTAGAGATGTCGGGGCTTCATGTGGATCCCCTTTCAATAGGGGCTTCCTTCGTTATAGATGCTACAGGACACGACACCGAGGTAGTGCACATGGTGGCCAAGAAAGCTCCTGGCAAACTTATGACCCCCTCTGGAGACATCGAAGGAGAGAAGTTCATGTGCCCCGACGAAGCGGAAAAGAAGACCGTCGAAAACACCAAGGAAGTCTTCCCAGGTCTCTATGTTGCCGGCATGGCGTGCAACGCTACCTTCGGCGGCCCCAGGATGGGTCCCATATTCGGAGGCATGCTACTTTCTGGCCGAAAGGTAGCCGCACTAATATCACAACGTTTAAAATAG
- a CDS encoding transporter, NhaC family (TC 2.A.35) (PFAM: Na+/H+ antiporter family~TIGRFAM: Na+/H+ antiporter NhaC~COGs: COG1757 Na+/H+ antiporter~InterPro IPR018461: IPR006162: IPR004770~KEGG: tai:Taci_1400 Na+/H+ antiporter NhaC~PFAM: Na+/H+ antiporter NhaC-like~SPTR: Na+/H+ antiporter NhaC;~TIGRFAM: Na+/H+ antiporter NhaC) has translation MGHCDSGIIPPARQYTVHSILEVEVLEYQKQNEKKLPPVGLSAAVIAISAFVIGFSVLKLKVDAHIPILIAAIISALCGMLFLGKKWDDLQEGMLNGISLALLPIVILMMVGVVVGVWIQSGTVPALIYYGLKILSPKVFLVAALLSCSVVSLATGSSWTTAGTIGVALMGIGSGLGIPAPITAGVIVSGAYFGDKMSPLSDTTNLAPAVAGGELFDHIRAMLWTTLPTYLIVIAVYTFMSMKFHGQTVDAQAVETIRTTLASQFNLNLMTLLPPVLVILLAAKKFPAIPGLILGTLAGVIVAVVYQGASAADLITAAHYGYESSTGVEAVDKLLTRGGLDHMMWTISLIICALSFGGIMERCGYLESLLNALSKIINNVTGLITTTIFSSLFGNLFLGDQFLGIVVPGRMFKPAFDRLNLAPRMLSRTLEDCGTLTSPLIPWTACGGYMSAMLGVNAFSYAPYAVLNWLNPIVAIALTFFGIGIFYKKD, from the coding sequence ATGGGACATTGTGATTCTGGTATCATACCTCCGGCGCGCCAGTATACTGTACATAGTATATTGGAGGTGGAAGTTTTGGAGTACCAGAAGCAGAATGAAAAGAAGCTGCCCCCAGTAGGTTTGTCAGCAGCGGTTATCGCTATCTCAGCCTTCGTCATTGGTTTTTCCGTCCTCAAGTTGAAAGTGGATGCCCATATCCCTATCCTCATTGCAGCCATCATATCTGCTCTTTGCGGCATGCTCTTTCTAGGAAAGAAGTGGGACGATCTTCAGGAGGGAATGCTCAACGGCATTTCTTTGGCTCTCTTGCCCATCGTGATACTCATGATGGTGGGTGTGGTAGTCGGTGTTTGGATCCAGAGCGGAACCGTGCCAGCCTTGATCTATTATGGCCTCAAGATCCTTTCCCCCAAGGTCTTCCTCGTAGCGGCTCTTCTGTCGTGTTCCGTTGTTTCTCTTGCTACTGGAAGCTCTTGGACCACCGCGGGAACTATAGGAGTGGCTTTGATGGGAATCGGATCGGGCCTTGGAATTCCTGCCCCCATCACTGCAGGAGTGATAGTCTCTGGGGCTTACTTTGGTGATAAAATGTCCCCCCTTTCGGATACCACGAACCTGGCGCCTGCCGTCGCAGGAGGAGAGCTTTTCGATCACATAAGGGCGATGCTCTGGACAACCTTGCCAACCTATTTGATCGTAATAGCCGTTTATACTTTCATGAGCATGAAATTTCATGGCCAGACGGTGGATGCACAGGCCGTTGAGACTATAAGGACCACTCTGGCAAGCCAGTTCAATCTGAATCTCATGACCTTGCTTCCCCCTGTCCTCGTAATATTGCTGGCTGCCAAGAAATTTCCTGCGATACCGGGGCTTATCCTGGGAACCTTGGCAGGAGTGATAGTTGCTGTGGTCTATCAGGGAGCATCAGCGGCAGACCTCATCACTGCTGCCCACTATGGATATGAATCCTCCACCGGCGTAGAAGCTGTGGACAAGCTTTTGACCAGAGGCGGACTGGACCACATGATGTGGACCATTTCCTTGATAATCTGCGCTTTGAGTTTCGGAGGCATCATGGAAAGGTGCGGCTACTTGGAAAGCCTTCTTAACGCCCTGAGCAAGATAATAAACAACGTCACAGGGCTTATAACCACTACTATCTTCTCCAGTCTATTTGGTAACCTATTCCTTGGAGATCAGTTCCTGGGCATTGTGGTTCCGGGCCGTATGTTCAAGCCGGCCTTCGACAGGTTGAACCTTGCCCCTAGGATGCTTTCCAGAACCTTGGAGGACTGTGGAACCCTTACGTCTCCTCTGATACCTTGGACGGCCTGTGGCGGCTACATGTCAGCCATGCTCGGAGTAAATGCCTTTTCCTACGCACCCTACGCAGTGCTAAACTGGCTCAACCCCATAGTGGCCATAGCTTTGACGTTCTTCGGCATAGGAATCTTCTATAAAAAGGACTAA
- a CDS encoding type IV pilus assembly PilZ (PFAM: PilZ domain~InterPro IPR009875~KEGG: cse:Cseg_0159 FAD-dependent pyridine nucleotide-disulfide oxidoreductase~PFAM: type IV pilus assembly PilZ~SPTR: FAD-dependent pyridine nucleotide-disulfide oxidoreductase), producing the protein MVSEDMNKPSVEDPSKKRRYARAPFETKASVGPSPSGPWIEAQVMDISFGGAHVRFKNDETIVKGEQGEVCAVKFHAKGEDKVYVGKLAWVTKEETPDGVKMVEAGVNFGELPLEKKNEILKVFMWTKLEQNSQKEKSQENL; encoded by the coding sequence ATGGTGTCAGAGGATATGAATAAACCCAGTGTGGAAGATCCCTCTAAAAAGCGAAGGTATGCCCGTGCGCCCTTCGAAACCAAGGCAAGCGTTGGCCCTTCTCCTTCAGGCCCTTGGATAGAGGCCCAAGTCATGGATATAAGTTTTGGTGGGGCGCATGTTCGCTTTAAAAACGACGAGACCATAGTGAAAGGTGAGCAAGGTGAGGTCTGCGCGGTAAAGTTTCACGCGAAGGGCGAAGACAAGGTTTACGTTGGAAAGTTGGCCTGGGTGACTAAAGAGGAAACTCCTGATGGAGTAAAGATGGTTGAGGCAGGGGTGAACTTCGGAGAGCTACCGTTGGAAAAGAAGAACGAAATACTCAAGGTGTTTATGTGGACCAAGCTGGAGCAAAATTCTCAGAAAGAGAAAAGCCAAGAAAATCTTTAA
- a CDS encoding response regulator receiver modulated diguanylate cyclase (PFAM: GGDEF domain; Response regulator receiver domain; PAS fold~TIGRFAM: PAS domain S-box; diguanylate cyclase (GGDEF) domain~COGs: COG3706 Response regulator containing a CheY-like receiver domain and a GGDEF domain~InterPro IPR001789: IPR000014: IPR000160: IPR013767~KEGG: tit:Thit_0615 response regulator receiver modulated diguanylate cyclase with PAS/PAC sensor~PFAM: GGDEF domain containing protein; response regulator receiver; PAS fold domain protein~SMART: GGDEF domain containing protein; response regulator receiver; PAS domain containing protein~SPTR: Response regulator receiver modulated diguanylate cyclase with PAS/PAC sensor;~TIGRFAM: diguanylate cyclase; PAS sensor protein), translating into MIEVERETSGQIINKVLLVEDAPFYVRIVENLLPKDVFIVITVSSGEEAIKRVFEDKDIAIVLMDVVLSGQLDGIKTAEEILKVRDIPILFLTSSTDPKTLERINSLGAYGYIPKGTEGVSLLSNVNMALKLHETRLKLKEKEATLRAIVNTVKDGILLLDQAGRVLFLNSAAEKIFGYTNSEARGKGLFSLLEPEWILDLVSGDEVKSEKLEYLKHLEGKELEVKFKHKREERPIFVDMTFSLLKIEERAYYVVAGKDVTKHKELQEKLLYLSITDPLTGAYNRRYTEQRLQEEMERSKRMRTVFSVIMFDLDHFKRVNDEFGHDIGDEVLKRVTDVVKRRIRKIDTLGRWGGEEFLVILPGTTLEKAVFLAEELRKKIEQENMPFDGNCTASFGVTAFLEGESGKDLIKRADEALYKAKNEGRNCVRYAIY; encoded by the coding sequence ATGATAGAAGTTGAGCGTGAGACCAGCGGCCAAATAATAAATAAGGTGCTACTTGTAGAAGATGCTCCTTTTTATGTCAGGATCGTTGAGAACCTGCTGCCCAAGGATGTCTTCATCGTAATCACGGTTTCCTCTGGAGAAGAGGCCATAAAGAGAGTTTTCGAAGATAAAGATATAGCTATAGTTTTAATGGATGTTGTCCTAAGTGGGCAGCTCGACGGAATCAAAACGGCAGAGGAGATCCTAAAGGTTAGAGATATTCCGATACTCTTTCTAACATCAAGTACAGATCCCAAAACTTTGGAAAGGATAAATAGCTTAGGTGCTTACGGATACATACCCAAGGGCACGGAGGGAGTATCTCTTCTTTCCAATGTAAATATGGCCCTTAAGCTTCATGAAACCAGGCTTAAACTGAAGGAAAAGGAAGCCACTCTGAGGGCCATAGTGAACACCGTTAAAGATGGAATATTGTTGTTAGACCAAGCGGGAAGAGTTTTGTTTTTAAATTCTGCAGCGGAAAAGATATTTGGTTATACCAACAGCGAAGCCCGAGGAAAGGGTTTGTTTTCTTTGCTGGAACCCGAATGGATTCTGGATTTGGTATCTGGAGACGAGGTAAAAAGTGAAAAACTGGAATATTTAAAGCACCTTGAAGGGAAGGAACTAGAAGTAAAATTTAAGCATAAAAGGGAAGAAAGACCGATCTTTGTGGATATGACCTTTTCTTTGTTGAAAATAGAGGAAAGAGCCTACTATGTTGTAGCAGGTAAAGATGTGACCAAGCATAAAGAGCTACAGGAAAAATTGTTATATCTTTCCATAACAGATCCCCTCACTGGAGCATATAATCGAAGGTACACGGAACAAAGGCTACAGGAAGAAATGGAACGTTCCAAGCGGATGAGGACTGTTTTCTCTGTGATAATGTTTGACTTAGATCATTTCAAACGTGTAAACGATGAGTTTGGCCATGATATAGGGGACGAAGTGCTTAAAAGGGTGACGGATGTAGTAAAGAGGAGGATTCGTAAGATTGATACTTTGGGACGTTGGGGTGGGGAAGAGTTCTTAGTTATTTTGCCTGGGACAACGTTGGAAAAGGCCGTTTTTTTAGCGGAGGAGTTAAGAAAGAAAATAGAACAGGAAAATATGCCCTTCGATGGCAACTGTACTGCCAGTTTTGGCGTTACAGCTTTCCTTGAAGGGGAATCGGGCAAAGATTTGATAAAAAGAGCAGATGAAGCTCTATACAAGGCTAAAAATGAGGGCAGAAATTGCGTAAGATATGCAATTTATTAG